In one window of Fulvia fulva chromosome 5, complete sequence DNA:
- a CDS encoding Cytochrome P450 monooxygenase ptmU, which produces MNADTLRSMTSPMTDFHREVIWAAVFLGIGILWTTTVLTRKALPFPIVNEIKSCLNIIEVIGDGWHELDVKKDVLQWVARLSARIFLPRSFSESKEWCRISIEFTTSAFITMAIVRFLPRFLRWPVERLLPLCRKVRADYRAAAMMLTPVLEERQKEIAAARREGRKPQLPDDSIEWFRNSANGRQYNEIDIQMGLAVAAVHTTSDLLVQALLNLASHAEILKPLREEAVSVLTQHGWQKTALTELRLLDSFLKETQRLKPINMATMHRIATADVELSNNVKIARGQATAISSHEMWSESNYENATQFDAFRYVKRRQIPELEHNSYLVATSPDHLGFAHGKHACPGRFFAANEVKIAMVHLFLKYVFKLGDPSHAVWREFGTAMIADPKAKLSKIELETLAA; this is translated from the exons ATGAATGCCGACACACTTCGGTCGATGACCTCGCCAATGACTGACTTCCACAGAGAGGTCATCTGGGCGGCAGTCTTCCTTGGCATTGGCATACTCTGGACCACAACGGTACTCACCAGGAAAGCTCTGCCTTTCCCGATCGTCAACGAGATCAAGTCATGCTTGAACATCATCGAAGTGATCGGTGATGGCTGGCATGAGCTTGACGTCAAGAAAGATGTTCTGCAATGGGTTGCTCGATTATCCGCACGCATCTTCCTGCCAAGGAGCTTCAGCGAAAGCAAGGAGTGGTGTCGCATATCGATCGAGTTTACAACGAGTGCCTTCATCACAATGGCAATCGTTCGATTCTTGCCCCGATTCCTACGGTGGCCGGTGGAGAGATTGCTCCCACTTTGCCGCAAAGTCCGTGCCGACTATCGAGCTGCCGCGATGATGTTGACTCCAGTCCTTGAGGAGCGACAGAAGGAGATCGCGGCTGCGCGACGCGAAGGCAGGAAGCCCCAATTACCGGACGACTCCATCGAGTGGTTCCGAAACTCTGCGAATGGTCGCCAGTACAATGAAATCGATATTCAAATGGGTCTCGCAGTGGCTGCTGTGCACACGACGAGTGACCTACTTGTCCAAGCTCTCCTCAATCTGGCATCTCATGCCGAAATCTTGAAGCCACTGCGTGAGGAAGCAGTGTCCGTGTTGACGCAGCACGGCTGGCAGAAGACTGCTCTAACAGAGTTGCGACTACTGGATTCTTTTCTGAAGGAGACACAGCGTCTCAAGCCGATCAACATGG CAACAATGCATCGAATCGCAACTGCGGACGTCGAGCTCTCCAACAACGTCAAGATCGCCCGTGGCCAGGCAACAGCCATTTCTTCGCACGAAATGTGGTCCGAAAGCAACTACGAGAACGCAACACAGTTCGATGCCTTCCGGTACGTCAAACGTCGGCAGATCCCTGAATTGGAGCACAACAGCTATCTTGTTGCTACAAGTCCTGATCATCTCGGTTTTGCCCATGGCAAACATGCCTGTCCAGGGCGGTTCTTCGCGGCCAATGAAGTCAAGATTGCTATGGTGCACCTCTTTCTCAAATACGTCTTCAAGTTGGGAGACCCGAGCCATGCAGTATGGCGGGAGTTCGGAACAGCGATGATAGCTGATCCGAAGGCGAAGCTTTCGAAGATCGAGCTGGAAACACTAGCTGCCTAA
- a CDS encoding Nuclease domain-containing protein 1, whose amino-acid sequence MSSLQEGKVKSVLSGDTLILQNKNRQERTLSLAFINAPRLQSDEPSSFESREFLRKLVVGKPVRFSVLYSIPQKTGGASREYAVVLLQDGTQLPERIVQEGWSKLRDDADRKAESPAAAELLEKLTALEAHARADSKGVWAGKPTVVQGIRELPDAKAFAEEHKGEPIDTIVERVLSGDRLICRLMLSPTKHVQTTVLVAGLRAPTTARTNPSDGTTQAAEPCGNEAQAFVEDRLLQRNVQVRLLGVSPSNVLVGEVKHPVGNIGEFLLKEGLARCVDHHSTWLGAEMGKLRQAERTAKEQQKGLFKGQSTQRTGGNEQEAIVSRVFSADTLYIRNKAGQEKRINLSSVRQPKPTDPKQSPFSAEAKEFLRKRLIGKHVKVKIDGKRPATDGYDEREMATVTQNNSNVALLLVENGYASVIRHRMDDTDRSPLYDELLAAEEAAQKDQKGMWSPKAPSAKQYVDYSESLEKAKRQLTLLSKSRKVPAVVDFVKSGSRFTVLVPRENAKLTFVLGGIRAPRSARGPNDTGEPFGQEAHDFAVKRCQQRDVEIDVEDTDKQGGFIGQLYVNRESFAKILVEEGLASVHAYSAEKSGNANELFQAEQKAKEARRGLWHDWDPSQEAAENGEDYDEPATNGTNGDAALPPREKNYKDVAVTYIDPETARLKLQIIGSGKANLDSLMKEFASFHVSPGNGQALPQPPKAGDVVSAKFTQDGVWYRARVRRNDREKKTSEIVYIDYGNSETQPWSALRPLDQGKFGLQKVKPQAVDAALSFLEFPTQKDYLEDAINALYEMTEGRELVANVDYTDSKENLMYITLFDAKSGNPLNSINVDLATEGCARLSPKLRPFERAAPDVIAFLKQRQEEAFKGNRGMWEYGDPTED is encoded by the exons ATGTCGTCCCTCCAAGAAGGCAAGGTCAAGAGCGTTCTCTCTGGAGACACTCTGATCCTACAGAACAAGAACAG ACAAGAGCGAACTCTGAGCTTGGCTTTCATCAATGCTCCCCGACTGCAGTCCGACGAG CCCAGCAGCTTCGAATCGCGCGAATTCCTTCGAAAGCTCGTGGTAGGCAAGCCAGTACGATTCTCCGTCCTCTACTCGATCCCCCAAAAGACAGGCGGAGCATCACGCGAATATGCTGTTGTTCTCCTGCAAGACGGCACCCAGCTACCTGAGCGTATTGTACAAGAAGGCTGGTCCAAGCTGCGAGACGACGCCGATCGAAAAGCAGAATCGCCTGCTGCCGCCGAACTACTCGAAAAGCTTACCGCCCTCGAAGCACACGCAAGAGCAGACTCGAAGGGTGTATGGGCAGGAAAGCCTACAGTCGTACAAGGCATACGCGAGCTGCCAGATGCGAAGGCGTTCGCAGAAGAGCACAAGGGCGAGCCGATTGATACCATAGTCGAGCGAGTTCTCAGTGGAGATCGCCTCATTTGCAGACTCATGCTATCACCGACGAAGCATGTGCAAACAACGGTCCTTGTTGCTGGCCTGCGAGCACCGACGACAGCGAGAACGAACCCATCAGATGGCACAACGCAAGCCGCAGAGCCTTGCGGAAACGAGGCCCAGGCGTTTGTAGAGGACAGACTACTCCAGCGAAACGTACAGGTGAGGCTGCTAGGTGTCTCGCCAAGCAACGTTCTGGTAGGTGAAGTCAAGCACCCCGTAGGCAACATCGGCGAGTTCCTTCTCAAGGAAGGTCTTGCACGCTGCGTAGACCATCATTCGACATGGCTGGGAGCCGAGATGGGCAAGCTACGCCAAGCAGAGCGTACAGCCAAAGAGCAGCAGAAGGGTCTATTCAAGGGACAATCCACGCAGCGAACAGGAGGCAACGAGCAAGAGGCAATCGTCAGCAGGGTCTTCTCAGCGGATACGCTTTACATCCGCAACAAAGCTG GTCAAGAAAAGCGCATCAACCTCAGCAGTGTCCGACAGCCGAAGCCCACTGACCCGAAGCAATCTCCATTCAGCGCCGAAGCCAAGGAATTCCTACGAAAGCGTCTTATCGGTAAGCACGTAAAGGTCAAGATCGATGGTAAGCGTCCTGCAACAGATGGATACGACGAGCGCGAGATGGCAACCGTCACCCAGAACAACAGCAACGTTGCCCTACTGCTCGTGGAGAACGGCTATGCATCTGTGATCCGCCATCGTATGGATGACACCGACCGCAGTCCCTTGTATGATGAGCTACTTGCTGCTGAGGAGGCTGCACAGAAGGATCAGAAAGGCATGTGGTCACCTAAGGCACCTTCGGCAAAGCAATACGTCGACTACAGCGAATCTCTCGAGAAGGCGAAGCGTCAGCTCACGCTCCTGTCGAAATCACGAAAGGTCCCTGCCGTGGTAGACTTCGTCAAGTCAGGTAGCCGCTTCACTGTGCTGGTGCCGCGCGAGAACGCCAAGCTCACCTTCGTTTTGGGCGGCATTCGTGCACCACGGAGTGCACGTGGCCCAAATGACACTGGCGAGCCATTCGGCCAAGAAGCACATGACTTCGCAGTCAAGCGATGCCAGCAACGTGACGTCGAGATTGACGTGGAAGATACCGACAAGCAAGGTGGCTTCATTGGACAGCTATACGTCAACAGGGAGAGCTTCGCAAAGATCCTCGTCGAGGAGGGTCTTGCCTCAGTACACGCATACAGTGCGGAGAAGTCAGGCAACGCAAATGAGCTCTTCCAGGCCGAACAGAAAGCCAAGGAAGCCAGACGTGGGCTGTGGCATGACTGGGACCCTTCGCAAGAAGCAGCAGAGAATGGTGAGGACTACGATGAGCCGGCCACGAATGGCACGAATGGCGATGCTGCTTTGCCTCCTCGCGAGAAGAACTACAAAGATGTGGCAGTGACCTACATCGACCCGGAGACTGCACGCTTAAAGCTGCAAATCATCGGATCTGGCAAGGCGAACCTGGACTCTTTGATGAAGGAATTCGCATCTTTCCACGTCTCGCCAGGTAACGGACAGGCACTACCGCAACCACCAAAGGCGGGTGATGTCGTCTCGGCCAAGTTTACACAAGACGGCGTGTGGTACCGTGCACGTGTGAGGCGCAACGATCGCGAGAAGAAGACTTCCGAGATTGTTTACATCGACTACGGCAACTCGGAGACTCAGCCATGGAGCGCTCTGAGACCGCTCGACCAAGGCAAATTCGGCTTGCAGAAGGTCAAGCCACAGGCTGTCGACGCCGCACTCTCCTTCCTCGAATTTCCAACACAAAAGGACTACCTCGAGGACGCCATCAATGCACTCTACGAGATGACCGAGGGACGAGAGCTTGTCGCTAACGTGGACTACACCGATTCGAAAGAGAACCTTATGTACATCACTTTGTTCGACGCGAAGTCTGGCAATCCTCTCAACAGCATCAACGTCGATCTCGCCACTGAGGGCTGTGCGAGACTGTCACCTAAGCTGCGCCCATTTGAGCGCGCCGCACCAGACGTCATTGCGTTCTTAAAGCAGCGTCAGGAGGAGGCATTCAAAGGCAACCGCGGCATGTGGGAGTACGGAGATCCTACAGAGGACTAG
- a CDS encoding Short-chain dehydrogenase/reductase phqE — protein sequence MSDQTKYTQKLKGSKVLIIGGSAGIGYGVAEASLENGCTVFISSSNPDRVQTAVEKLKKSYPSASDRISGHACNLADEANLEQNIAQLFEKVGTGLDHVVHTAGDSLAVTPVGEISMESVKKAGMVRFFAPLFIGKIAPKYLNPGPASSIIITTGAVSERPIDNWTVVNSYATGLQGMTRGLALDLKPIRVNLVSPGAVNTELWGHMTAEQKEGMFKELSKKIPVGKVGSVEDVAESYLYLMKDRNVTGAMISTSGGHLLVG from the exons ATGTCCGACCAAACAAAATACACACAGAAACTCAAAGGCTCCAAAGTCCTGATCATCGGCGGATCAGCAGGAATTGGATATGGCGTAGCAGAAGCCTCCCTAGAGAATGGCTGCACAGTCTTCATCAGCTCATCCAACCCTGATCGCGTGCAGACGGCGGTCGAAAAGCTGAAGAAATCCTACCCATCCGCTTCAGACAGAATCTCAGGCCACGCCTGCAATCTCGCCGACGAAGCGAACCTGGAGCAGAACATTGCCCAGCTCTTTGAGAAAGTCGGCACGGGTCTGGACCACGTGGTCCATACGGCTGGAGACTCGTTGGCCGTTACGCCGGTTGGGGAGATTAGTATGGAGAGTGTGAAGAAAGCTGGCATGGTGAGGTTTTTCGCTCCGTTG TTCATCGGCAAGATCGCTCCAAAATACCTCAACCCGGGCCCCGCCTCGTCAATCATAATCACAACCGGCGCCGTCTCCGAGCGGCCCATCGACAACTGGACAGTCGTCAACAGCTACGCCACGGGACTGCAAGGCATGACCCGCGGCCTGGCGCTAGATCTCAAGCCCATCCGTGTGAACCTCGTCAGTCCGGGGGCAGTCAACACGGAGCTCTGGGGCCACATGACGGCAGAGCAGAAGGAAGGCATGTTCAAGGAACTGTCGAAGAAGATACCCGTCGGGAAGGTGGGGAGTGTGGAGGATGTGGCGGAGAGTTATTTGTATCTTATGAAGGATCGGAATGTTACTGGGGCGATGATTAGTACGAGTGGGGGGCATTTGTTGGTTGGGTAG
- a CDS encoding putative pyridoxal 5'-phosphate synthase subunit PDX2 gives MKQLTVGVLALQGAFIEHIQLLRQAAARWRDTSQSSIDQDISFAFIEVRTAEQLQQCSALVLPGGESTSISLIAESTGLLEPLRDFVKVHRKPVWGTCAGLILLAESANKSKATGQELIGGLDVRVQRNYFGRQVESFEANLDLPFLDSPFHSVFIRAPVVEKVLPSSKPVSAESAPEVVLAPAKQATDAPVEILGRLPGRARAIRDKTTTAEDLGEDGDIIAVKQGNVFATAFHPELTGDDRIHAWWLEQVVCSQG, from the coding sequence ATGAAACAACTCACCGTCGGCGTACTTGCCCTGCAAGGCGCCTTCATCGAGCACATCCAGCTCCTCCGGCAGGCGGCCGCGCGATGGCGCGATACCTCACAAAGCTCGATCGATCAAGACATTTCCTTCGCCTTCATCGAAGTCAGGACGGCTGAACAGCTGCAGCAGTGCAGCGCCTTGGTCTTACCAGGCGGCGAGAGCACATCAATCTCGCTTATCGCTGAGAGCACCGGATTGCTGGAGCCGCTACGGGACTTCGTAAAAGTGCACAGGAAGCCCGTCTGGGGAACATGCGCGGGCCTCATCCTGCTGGCAGAGAGCGCTAACAAGTCCAAAGCCACTGGACAGGAACTCATCGGCGGCTTGGACGTCCGCGTGCAGAGGAACTACTTTGGACGCCAGGTGGAGAGCTTCGAGGCGAACCTGGATCTGCCCTTTCTGGATTCGCCCTTCCATTCCGTCTTCATCAGGGCGCCGGTGGTGGAGAAAGTGCTGCCATCATCGAAGCCCGTGTCGGCGGAGAGCGCCCCGGAGGTTGTCCTCGCCCCTGCAAAGCAAGCGACAGACGCTCCCGTGGAGATTCTTGGCCGCTTACCTGGCAGAGCCCGTGCGATCCGTGACAAGACCACTACTGCAGAGGATCTTGGCGAGGATGGAGACATCATCGCTGTCAAGCAAGGCAATGTCTTCGCAACGGCTTTTCATCCCGAATTGACTGGAGATGATCGAATTCACGCTTGGTGGTTGGAGCAAGTCGTTTGCTCGCAAGGATGA
- a CDS encoding 4'-phosphopantetheinyl transferase A, whose product MPDCAISVMSSGLVVSARKRALSQKLPLSLPNFRDITTLMNGLASSIPSTTLSLSGPHGGDISCWLLDTRSLWPGQNIWAAPGAAEAMALISMAEQKTVSTKMFIQDAKMSLGSALLKRLFVSKTLDIAWKDVAFARKGDPKHGKPCAVDAVGRPIAGIDFNVSHQAGLVALIGWNGKKQQKYLPDGGIERHRSPNSNFDPDVMVGVDIVCVNERDDYRTIDEEGLDGWVDIYDFVFSDEERWSMKYDIDYVTLLDGAILGREEIGRYDRCIERNKQISLKTPTGTEVQFNSDLLVDAKLRRFYTFFCYKEAYIKLAGEALLAPWLKQLEFFNVRSPKPGQVARCSTHGQWGEEVDDVEVHMHGQEVNDVRMKIQSFEESFMLSTAIQGKIEGIKVPAFKTLDLRNDVLSYAQKHLNTPPSDYR is encoded by the coding sequence ATGCCTGACTGCGCCATATCAGTCATGAGTTCAGGACTTGTAGTCTCCGCCAGGAAGCGGGCGCTGTCCCAGAAGCTGCCACTGAGCCTCCCCAACTTCCGCGACATCACCACTCTGATGAACGGACTTGCGAGCAGCATACCGTCGACGACGCTATCCCTCTCCGGACCGCACGGCGGCGACATCTCATGCTGGCTCTTGGACACGAGAAGTCTATGGCCGGGCCAGAACATCTGGGCAGCGCCTGGAGCAGCAGAAGCGATGGCTCTGATCTCCATGGCGGAACAGAAGACCGTCTCAACAAAGATGTTCATACAAGATGCGAAGATGAGCCTCGGAAGTGCTCTTCTCAAACGCCTGTTCGTTTCCAAGACGCTGGACATAGCATGGAAAGATGTTGCCTTTGCGAGGAAGGGAGACCCGAAGCATGGTAAACCCTGCGCTGTCGATGCTGTTGGTCGTCCGATTGCGGGCATTGACTTCAACGTCTCGCATCAAGCAGGCCTTGTTGCGTTGATCGGCTGGAATGGCAAGAAGCAGCAAAAGTATCTTCCCGACGGTGGTATAGAGCGTCACCGGAGCCCAAACTCCAACTTCGATCCCGATGTCATGGTCGGCGTAGACATTGTGTGCGTCAATGAGCGCGACGACTACCGGACGATCGATGAGGAAGGCCTCGACGGCTGGGTAGATATCTACGACTTCGTCTTCAGCGATGAGGAACGATGGAGCATGAAATATGACATCGACTACGTTACCCTGCTGGATGGTGCAATACTTGGCAGGGAAGAGATCGGACGATACGACAGGTGCATCGAACGCAACAAGCAGATTTCACTCAAGACGCCCACTGGAACGGAAGTACAATTCAACTCTGACCTACTCGTCGATGCGAAGCTACGGCGATTCTACACCTTCTTCTGCTACAAGGAGGCATACATCAAGCTTGCCGGCGAAGCTCTGCTCGCACCCTGGTTGAAGCAGCTGGAGTTCTTCAATGTGCGGAGTCCGAAGCCAGGACAGGTTGCGCGATGCAGTACCCATGGGCAGTGGGGCGAGGAAGTGGACGATGTTGAGGTGCACATGCATGGACAGGAGGTCAACGATGTGAGGATGAAGATTCAGTCATTtgaagagagcttcatgCTATCAACCGCTATCCAAGGAAAGATCGAGGGAATCAAGGTGCCAGCTTTCAAGACGCTGGATTTGCGGAACGACGTTCTATCATACGCGCAAAAGCACCTTAACACACCACCATCGGACTACAGGTGA
- a CDS encoding Ras-related protein Rap-1b produces the protein MSRSAYQREYHIAVLGSGGVGKSCLTMQFVQGVFVERYDPTIEDSYRKHVDVDGRSVILEIMDTAGTEQFTAMRDMYMRLGQGFLLVFSITSASSLRELVELREQIVRTKGDPHFPMVLVGNKSDLEEDRAVSRAKAFQLSQSWGNIPYYETSARKATNINEVFVDVCRQIIRKDLSRARPEELERHQRTRRKRHRRDDDRRGSGGGGGSKCVIL, from the exons ATGTCGCGTTCAGCGTATCAGAGAGAATACCACATCGCCGTGCTGGGCTCAGGCGGGGTAGGCAAGAGTTGCTTGACAA TGCAATTCGTCCAGGGAGTGTTCGTAGAACGCTACGATCCCACGATCGAAGACTCGTACCGGAAACATGTAGACGTAGAC GGCAGATCAGTAATTCTGGAGATAATGGACACTGCCGGTACTGAGCAATTCA CGGCAATGAG GGACATGTACATGCGCCTTGGCCAGGGGTTTCTATTAGTGTTCAGCATCACCTCAGCATCCTCTCTGCGTGAACTGGTCGAACTGCGAGAACAAATTGTGCGGACGAAAGGCGACCCCCATTTCCCAATGGTCCTTGTAGGGAACAAGTCCGATCTTGAGGAGGATCGAGCTGTATCGAGAGCGAAGGCATTTCAACTGTCACAGAGCTGGGGCAACATACCGTACTATGAGACAAGTGCACGGAAAGCTACGAACATCAACGAGGTCTTTGTCGATGTCTGCAGGCAGATCATTAGGAAAGATCTCTCACGAGCACGACCTGAAGAGCTGGAGAGGCATCAGAGGACTCGGCGGAAGCGACATAGGCGCGATGATGATCGCAGAGGCAGCGGTGGTGGTGGCGGGTCCAAGTGCGTTATATTATGA
- a CDS encoding ER membrane protein complex subunit 1 has protein sequence MHLSLLGVIASLLGSSLAVFADEAWNVDYHYALVGLPKEDTTLFHQPHPSSKASLIYTLSEEGVIGAVNPRDGALVWRHALRANTTQTASSFLRAGQGQDVIVSGSDHHIAAWSAVDGRLAWTQHIEGVLEDLEILELHDGRETPGAKDAIVLASGVHPTLQRLDGASGAVKWTHKLDSGDVPYQVSASSTEVFAILLHKTLLGNIKIKLLALDPVSGHKNDEYTLSADSEISSTDLIASVGANSASPIIAWTDPAHSVLKVNIIGTKGVTTFNIDKHGDQAVTKIRLHAPFHTNSLAHFLVHYETATSHWAEVYHIDLKKSKIEKAYALPKISGKGAFSTSTSDANVYFTRITQNEIMTVSSVSNGTLGRWPIVGSNFGVVASQGERVEPVHAVSEVSVKGDSVSALRSAVLLTTGDWVLIREGTPVWQRPEILATTIEAAFAAPVEVESFKRDLEIEAHSNPLSAYLHRVKRHIQDWQKLPEVLSDLPQKVRSGLFGTTAESGLTGDVFGFHQVIACATTTGRVVALDAANPNRILWSRQVLDVDAGQKWAPKFASASDGMLVLTSGDKVHEYRLNATNGDTVPLTTSASSGSSTAGSVQFTLQDGQLEAIKAGSATAGPLWHFITSDHERILSLIPRPVNDPVASIGKVLGDRRVLYKYLSPNLALLATANDAAKSVSFYVLDTVSGATLYADTHPRIDLLAPIPSVLSENWFAYSYTTESSDGTPKGHHFVVGEMFESLVPNDRGPLSGSTNSSSLQEPAEPFVLLRSYQIPESISKLAVTQTRQGITSRQILAVLTDSTSIVGIPYGVVDPRRPIGRDPTKDEQMEGLSRYTPTIEFDPKWLLTHKREVIGITNVITSPALIESTSLVFGYGLDIFGTRLSPSFSFDILGKDFNKFQMLATVAALAVATFVVAPLVARKQVNARWQFA, from the exons ATGCATCTCTCGCTTCTCGGAGTGATAGCGTCCCTGCTGGGATCGTCGCTCGCAGTCTTCGCCGATGAAGCCTGGAATGTCGATTATCACTACGCCCTGGTCGGTCTGCCAAAAGAAGACACGACTCTGTTCCATCAGCCACATCCCAGCTCCAAAGCGTCTCTGATCTACACCCTTTCCGAGGAAGGCGTGATTGGTGCTGTCAACCCAAGGGACGGGGCACTGGTATGGCGACATGCACTGAGGGCCAATACGACGCAGACCGCGTCTAGCTTCCTGCGAGCTGGACAAGGGCAGGACGTGATTGTGTCCGGCTCCGATCATCACATTGCCGCCTGGAGCGCTGTCGACGGTAGACTGGCCTGGACTCAGCACATTGAGGGAGTTCTGGAAGACCTCGAGATTCTGGAGCTTCACGATGGCAGAGAGACGCCCGGCGCCAAGGACGCCATTGTTCTTGCGAGTGGTGTCCATCCCACACTTCAGCGACTGGACGGTGCGTCGGGCGCTGTCAAGTGGACGCACAAGCTTGATAGTGGGGATGTTCCATATCAAGTTTCTGCATCCTCGACGGAAGTCTTCGCCATCTTACTCCATAAGACGCTGTTGGGCAACATCAAAATCAAACTGCTAGCCCTAGACCCCGTCAGTGGGCATAAGAATGACGAGTATACCTTGAGTGCTGATAGCGAGATATCTTCAACAGACCTCATTGCGTCAGTTGGCGCCAACTCCGCGTCGCCCATCATTGCGTGGACCGACCCCGCGCATAGCGTGCTCAAAGTAAACATCATTGGCACCAAGGGAGTCACTACGTTCAACATCGACAAGCATGGCGATCAGGCTGTGACCAAGATCCGACTACACGCGCCATTCCACACAAACTCATTGGCGCACTTCCTAGTGCATTACGAGACAGCTACGTCACACTGGGCAGAAGTGTATCACATCGACCTCAAGAAGAGCAAAATCGAGAAGGCGTATGCACTGCCGAAGATTAGTGGAAAGGGAGCCTTCTCTACCAGTACTTCAGATGCAAATGTCTACTTTACGAGGATCACGCAGAACGAGATCATGACAGTATCCTCCGTGTCAAATGGTACCCTTGGAAGATGGCCGATAGTCGGTTCCAACTTTGGCGTGGTTGCGTCTCAAGGCGAACGCGTTGAGCCGGTTCACGCAGTGTCCGAAGTGTCTGTGAAGGGTGATTCGGTATCTGCATTGCGGTCTGCTGTCCTTTTGACAACTGGCGACTGGGTCCTTATCCGAGAGGGCACGCCTGTATGGCAGCGACCGGAGATATTGGCAACAACAATAGAAGCAGCATTTGCGGCTCCGGTGGAGGTGGAATCGTTCAAGCGCGATCTCGAGATTGAAGCGCACAGCAACCCACTCTCAGCCTATTTGCATCGCGTGAAGCGACACATCCAGGATTGGCAAAAGCTCCCAGAAGTGCTCTCGGACTTGCCGCAAAAGGTCAGAAGTGGACTTTTCGGCACCACCGCGGAGAGCGGGCTCACTGGCGATGTTTTTGGTTTCCATCAAGTGATTGCTTGCGCTACCACAACAGGACGAGTCGTGGCATTGGATGCCGCTAACCCAAACAGAATACTCTGGTCCAGGCAAGTACTGGACGTGGATGCAGGTCAAAAGTGGGCTCCCAAGTTTGCCTCAGCCTCAGACGGAATGCTGGTTCTCACGTCGGGAGATAAGGTTCATGAGTATCGACTCAATGCCACGAATGGAGACACGGTACCCCTCACCACGTCTGCAAGCTCAGGATCATCCACGGCTGGCAGCGTGCAATTCACCTTGCAAGATGGCCAGCTTGAAGCAATCAAGGCGGGCAGTGCTACTGCTGGGCCTCTGTGGCACTTCATTACATCTGATCATGAGCGCATACTGAGTCTCATTCCTCGGCCCGTCAACGATCCTGTTGCTTCTATTGGCAAAGTGCTGGGGGACCGGAGAGTGCTGTACAAGTATCTCAGTCCAAACTTGGCACTGCTGGCCACAGCCAATGATGCTGCCAAGTCCGTGTCTTTCTACGTGCTGGACACAGTTTCCGGCGCTACTTTGTACGCGGATACGCATCCTAGAATCGACCTCCTGGCACCCATACCTTCCGTTCTTTCCGAGAATTGGTTTGCCTATTCTTACACCACCGAGTCCTCAGATGGTACACCAAAGGGGCATCATTTTGTCGTGGGTGAGATGTTTGAGTCTCTTGTGCCCAATGACCGTGGACCACTGTCTGGCAGTACTAACTCTTCAAGCTTGCAAGAACCCGCGGAACCATTTGTCTTACTCAGATCTTACCAGATCCCCGAAAGCATCTCGAAGTTGGCGGTCACCCAGACCCGGCAAGGCATCACTTCTCGACAGATACTTGCCGTTCTAACAGACTCCACTTCTATTGTCGGCATTCCCTACGGCGTAGTAGACCCCCGTCGTCCGATCGGCAGGGATCCTACCAAAGACGAGCAAATGGAAGGCCTGTCAAGATATACGCCTACTATCGAGTTCGACCCGAAGTGGCTTTTGACACACAAGCGTGAAGTGATTGGAATCACGAACGTGATCACGAGTCCcgctcttatagaaagcaCCAGCTTGGTATTTGGGTACGGCCTGGATATCTTCGGCACCAGGCTCAGCCCAAGTTTCAGCTTTGATATACTGGGCAAGGATTTCAACAAGTTCCAGATGCTGGCGACTGTAGCAGCTCTAGCTGTGGCTACGTTTGTGGTTGCGCCACTA GTTGCACGGAAACAGGTCAATGCGAGGTGGCAGTTTGCCTGA